A single region of the Brassica rapa cultivar Chiifu-401-42 chromosome A03, CAAS_Brap_v3.01, whole genome shotgun sequence genome encodes:
- the LOC103861197 gene encoding protein LSD1 isoform X1 yields MQDQLVCHGCRNTLLYPRGATNVRCALCNTINMVPPHPHPHPPPPPHAHAGMDMAHIVCGGCRTMLMYTRGASSVRCSCCQTVNLVPATPPTNQPAHVNCGNCRTTLMYPYGAPSVRCAVCQFVTNVNMGNGRVPFPTNLPNGTASPGPMPSTSTQSTPPSQTQTVVVENPMSVNESGKLVSNVVVGVTTDKKK; encoded by the exons ATGCAGGACCAGCTCGTGTGCCATGGCTGTAGAAATACATTGCTCTATCCTAGAGGAGCTACCAACGTTCGCTGTGCCTTATGTAACACTATCAACATGGTCCctcctcatcctcatcctcatcctcctcctcctcctcatg CTCATGCAGGGATGGACATGGCTCACATTGTATGTGGTGGCTGCCGCACAATGCTTATGTATACCCGTGGGGCAAGCAGCGTAAGATGCTCTTGCTGTCAGACTGTCAACCTTGTCCctg CAACCCCACCCACCAATCAGCCTGCGCATGTCAATTGTGGGAACTGTCGAACAACCCTCATGTATCCTTACGGTGCACCCTCTGTTAGATGCGCTGTTTGCCAGTTCGTTACTAACGTTAAT ATGGGCAATGGAAGGGTGCCTTTCCCAACTAACCTGCCAAATGGAACAGCCTCTCCTGGGCCAATGCCCTCTACATCCACT CAGTCAACACCACCGTCTCAGACCCAAACCGTCGTCGTAGAAAACCCCATGTCTGTTAATGAAAGTGGAAAGTTG GTGAGCAATGTTGTGGTTGGAGTGACAACAGACAAGAAGAAATAa
- the LOC103861198 gene encoding uncharacterized protein LOC103861198, whose protein sequence is MSISRVSLCLIFLTFLTSPLVLCSRSPKMAVAASAAVDKKLEKTNVHPPVLPVPESTKVDSSPSMVKIDDEPATNSAIAGFFRSKFPFQGWPFHKYGSFPMAKPANPSVPTTPATGAEEDESEKVPSSPSKGNRDGGNA, encoded by the coding sequence ATGTCAATCTCAAGAGTCTCTCTCTGCCTGATCTTTCTCACCTTCCTCACTTCCCCACTTGTTCTCTGCTCTCGCAGCCCAAAAATGGCGGTAGCAGCATCAGCCGCAGTAGATAAGAAGCTCGAGAAAACAAATGTTCATCCTCCCGTACTTCCGGTTCCTGAATCCACCAAGGTTGATTCATCACCCTCTATGGTCAAGATTGATGATGAACCTGCAACAAACTCTGCGATAGCTGGTTTCTTCAGGTCTAAATTCCCATTCCAAGGCTGGCCTTTCCACAAGTATGGCTCTTTCCCAATGGCTAAGCCTGCAAATCCTTCTGTTCCTACAACACCCGCTACTGGAGCTGAGGAAGACGAATCTGAGAAGGTGCCTTCTTCACCAAGCAAAGGAAACAGAGATGGTGGCAACGCTTGA
- the LOC103861197 gene encoding protein LSD1 isoform X4 produces MQDQLVCHGCRNTLLYPRGATNVRCALCNTINMVPPHPHPHGMDMAHIVCGGCRTMLMYTRGASSVRCSCCQTVNLVPATPPTNQPAHVNCGNCRTTLMYPYGAPSVRCAVCQFVTNVNMGNGRVPFPTNLPNGTASPGPMPSTSTQSTPPSQTQTVVVENPMSVNESGKLVSNVVVGVTTDKKK; encoded by the exons ATGCAGGACCAGCTCGTGTGCCATGGCTGTAGAAATACATTGCTCTATCCTAGAGGAGCTACCAACGTTCGCTGTGCCTTATGTAACACTATCAACATGGTCCctcctcatcctcatcctcat GGGATGGACATGGCTCACATTGTATGTGGTGGCTGCCGCACAATGCTTATGTATACCCGTGGGGCAAGCAGCGTAAGATGCTCTTGCTGTCAGACTGTCAACCTTGTCCctg CAACCCCACCCACCAATCAGCCTGCGCATGTCAATTGTGGGAACTGTCGAACAACCCTCATGTATCCTTACGGTGCACCCTCTGTTAGATGCGCTGTTTGCCAGTTCGTTACTAACGTTAAT ATGGGCAATGGAAGGGTGCCTTTCCCAACTAACCTGCCAAATGGAACAGCCTCTCCTGGGCCAATGCCCTCTACATCCACT CAGTCAACACCACCGTCTCAGACCCAAACCGTCGTCGTAGAAAACCCCATGTCTGTTAATGAAAGTGGAAAGTTG GTGAGCAATGTTGTGGTTGGAGTGACAACAGACAAGAAGAAATAa
- the LOC103861197 gene encoding protein LSD1 isoform X3, with translation MQDQLVCHGCRNTLLYPRGATNVRCALCNTINMVPPHPHPHPPPPPHGMDMAHIVCGGCRTMLMYTRGASSVRCSCCQTVNLVPATPPTNQPAHVNCGNCRTTLMYPYGAPSVRCAVCQFVTNVNMGNGRVPFPTNLPNGTASPGPMPSTSTQSTPPSQTQTVVVENPMSVNESGKLVSNVVVGVTTDKKK, from the exons ATGCAGGACCAGCTCGTGTGCCATGGCTGTAGAAATACATTGCTCTATCCTAGAGGAGCTACCAACGTTCGCTGTGCCTTATGTAACACTATCAACATGGTCCctcctcatcctcatcctcatcctcctcctcctcctcatg GGATGGACATGGCTCACATTGTATGTGGTGGCTGCCGCACAATGCTTATGTATACCCGTGGGGCAAGCAGCGTAAGATGCTCTTGCTGTCAGACTGTCAACCTTGTCCctg CAACCCCACCCACCAATCAGCCTGCGCATGTCAATTGTGGGAACTGTCGAACAACCCTCATGTATCCTTACGGTGCACCCTCTGTTAGATGCGCTGTTTGCCAGTTCGTTACTAACGTTAAT ATGGGCAATGGAAGGGTGCCTTTCCCAACTAACCTGCCAAATGGAACAGCCTCTCCTGGGCCAATGCCCTCTACATCCACT CAGTCAACACCACCGTCTCAGACCCAAACCGTCGTCGTAGAAAACCCCATGTCTGTTAATGAAAGTGGAAAGTTG GTGAGCAATGTTGTGGTTGGAGTGACAACAGACAAGAAGAAATAa
- the LOC103861197 gene encoding protein LSD1 isoform X2: MQDQLVCHGCRNTLLYPRGATNVRCALCNTINMVPPHPHPHPPPPPHAHAGMDMAHIVCGGCRTMLMYTRGASSVRCSCCQTVNLVPATPPTNQPAHVNCGNCRTTLMYPYGAPSVRCAVCQFVTNVNMGNGRVPFPTNLPNGTASPGPMPSTSTSTPPSQTQTVVVENPMSVNESGKLVSNVVVGVTTDKKK; this comes from the exons ATGCAGGACCAGCTCGTGTGCCATGGCTGTAGAAATACATTGCTCTATCCTAGAGGAGCTACCAACGTTCGCTGTGCCTTATGTAACACTATCAACATGGTCCctcctcatcctcatcctcatcctcctcctcctcctcatg CTCATGCAGGGATGGACATGGCTCACATTGTATGTGGTGGCTGCCGCACAATGCTTATGTATACCCGTGGGGCAAGCAGCGTAAGATGCTCTTGCTGTCAGACTGTCAACCTTGTCCctg CAACCCCACCCACCAATCAGCCTGCGCATGTCAATTGTGGGAACTGTCGAACAACCCTCATGTATCCTTACGGTGCACCCTCTGTTAGATGCGCTGTTTGCCAGTTCGTTACTAACGTTAAT ATGGGCAATGGAAGGGTGCCTTTCCCAACTAACCTGCCAAATGGAACAGCCTCTCCTGGGCCAATGCCCTCTACATCCACT TCAACACCACCGTCTCAGACCCAAACCGTCGTCGTAGAAAACCCCATGTCTGTTAATGAAAGTGGAAAGTTG GTGAGCAATGTTGTGGTTGGAGTGACAACAGACAAGAAGAAATAa